The following proteins are encoded in a genomic region of Alphaproteobacteria bacterium:
- a CDS encoding LD-carboxypeptidase, translating to MQPLVPPALRPGDTIGIVAPARWAPQEWVEASKSHFESKGLKVKLHPQIELRHDRLAGDDQARAKAINDMFADDSVRAIVCARGGTGSFRILEHIDYELIRRKPKIFCGFSDITTLLHAIQQRTGLITFHGPMVKNFARAASDPRTGSDMLELLGGHYPADGKDFPAQAMTEGTAEGRLTGGNISMLRNMIGTPYDWSVKDSIIFIEDMDEPIYKLDHMLWQFRQAGKFVGVRGVIVGEMVGLTGGKDGLPDPDGDIPYGKSLHDLLREYLPPGIPVCTDFPCGHGDYLTTLPLGAAARIDVAASKTRLSLLQPVVGG from the coding sequence TTGCAACCGCTCGTCCCCCCTGCCCTGCGGCCCGGCGATACGATCGGGATTGTCGCGCCCGCGCGCTGGGCGCCGCAGGAATGGGTAGAAGCGAGCAAATCACACTTTGAATCCAAAGGCCTCAAGGTTAAACTTCATCCGCAAATTGAGCTTCGGCATGACAGGCTGGCGGGTGACGATCAAGCGCGGGCCAAAGCCATCAACGATATGTTCGCCGACGATAGCGTGCGCGCCATCGTCTGCGCACGCGGCGGCACCGGCAGTTTTCGTATTCTTGAGCATATCGATTACGAGTTGATCCGCCGCAAGCCGAAAATCTTTTGCGGCTTCTCCGATATCACGACTTTGCTTCATGCGATTCAGCAGCGCACCGGCCTGATAACCTTCCATGGCCCGATGGTAAAAAATTTCGCGCGGGCCGCGAGCGATCCGCGCACCGGCTCGGACATGCTCGAATTGCTGGGCGGGCATTATCCGGCGGACGGAAAGGATTTCCCCGCGCAGGCGATGACCGAGGGAACCGCCGAAGGCCGCCTGACCGGCGGCAATATCAGCATGCTCCGCAACATGATCGGCACGCCCTATGATTGGAGCGTCAAGGACTCCATCATCTTCATCGAAGACATGGACGAGCCAATATACAAGCTCGATCATATGCTATGGCAATTCAGGCAGGCAGGGAAATTCGTCGGCGTACGCGGCGTGATCGTCGGCGAAATGGTAGGATTGACCGGCGGGAAAGACGGCCTTCCCGATCCCGACGGCGATATTCCCTACGGCAAAAGCCTGCATGATCTGCTGCGCGAGTATCTGCCGCCCGGTATTCCGGTCTGTACCGATTTTCCCTGCGGCCATGGCGATTATTTGACGACACTGCCGCTCGGCGCGGCGGCGCGAATCGATGTCGCGGCAAGCAAGACGCGGTTAAGCCTCCTGCAGCCCGTCGTCGGTGGCTGA
- the cutA gene encoding divalent-cation tolerance protein CutA, whose amino-acid sequence MPPIFIYITCADAEEAEKIGRAAVEARVAACANVIPGMKSIYLWEDKAEMAEETVLILKTQQPLFDRVVGLVKELHSYDMPCIVALPLVAGTAEYLDWLASATDDGLQEA is encoded by the coding sequence ATGCCCCCGATCTTCATTTACATAACCTGCGCGGACGCCGAGGAGGCCGAGAAGATCGGCCGGGCCGCTGTCGAAGCGCGGGTCGCGGCGTGCGCGAATGTCATTCCCGGCATGAAGTCGATTTACCTCTGGGAAGACAAGGCCGAGATGGCCGAGGAAACGGTTCTGATCCTGAAAACACAGCAGCCATTGTTCGATCGCGTGGTGGGGCTGGTGAAGGAACTGCACAGCTACGACATGCCCTGCATCGTCGCGCTGCCGCTGGTCGCCGGAACGGCGGAATATCTCGACTGGCTCGCGTCAGCCACCGACGACGGGCTGCAGGAGGCTTAA